The following is a genomic window from Synechococcus sp. JA-2-3B'a(2-13).
CCCCCGCTTTCGCAGTCATTTCGTAGAGCTTGGATGAGGGTAGCAGCGGGTGACAACATCGGTTGATCCGGTCGATCGCGATAGTGGTGCAGACCCCTCTCAGGGGTTGGCAACTCCAGGAGCGGCCCAATCCCCCATCCCGGTTTTGGTGGTGGGGGCCCTGGGCAAAATGGGGCGAGAGGTGGTGCGAGCCGTTGCCGAGACGCCCGACATGAGGTTGGTGGGGGCGGTGGCCCGCTCGCAATTGGGCTTGGACATTGGCGAGGTGCTGGGCCTGGGATCCCTGGGGGTGGAGATTACCGATGACTTGTCGGGGCAGTTGCTGAGGTTGTCGCAGCGGAGCAACCGCGGCGTGATGGTGGATTTTACCCATCCTTGGTCGGCATTTGAACATGTTCGCTCGGCCATTGCCTTTGGCGTGCGTCCGGTGGTGGGGACGACGGGCCTGACGCCGGAGCAGGTGGAGCGGCTGCGGGATCTGGCGGACAAGTCGGGTGTGGGCTGTTTAATCGCGCCCAATTTTGCCATCGGCATGATTTTGCTGCAGCAGATGGCGCTGCAGGCGGCCCAGTATTTTGACCATGTCGAGATCATCGAGCTGCACCACAACCGCAAAGCGGATGCCCCCAGCGGCACGGCTCTACAGACGGCCCAACGGCTGGGACAATTGGGCAAAACCTTTAACCCGCCCGTTCGCGACAGCGGGACGGAGTCCTCAGTGGAAGAAAAAGAGCTGATCCCCGGTGCGCGGGGAGGGCTCTCTGGCCCCAACATTCCCATTCACAGCGTTCGTCTGCCGGGGTTGATCGCCCATCAGGAGGTCATTTTTGGTGGGATGGGGCAAACCCTCACCTTGAGACACGACACCACGGATCGGATAGCTTTTATGCCGGGAGTGATCCTGGGGATCCGCAAGGTGCTGCAGCTCAAAGGTTTGGTCTACGGGCTGGAGCAAGTGTTGAGCTAGCCGGTCA
Proteins encoded in this region:
- the dapB gene encoding 4-hydroxy-tetrahydrodipicolinate reductase; this translates as MATPGAAQSPIPVLVVGALGKMGREVVRAVAETPDMRLVGAVARSQLGLDIGEVLGLGSLGVEITDDLSGQLLRLSQRSNRGVMVDFTHPWSAFEHVRSAIAFGVRPVVGTTGLTPEQVERLRDLADKSGVGCLIAPNFAIGMILLQQMALQAAQYFDHVEIIELHHNRKADAPSGTALQTAQRLGQLGKTFNPPVRDSGTESSVEEKELIPGARGGLSGPNIPIHSVRLPGLIAHQEVIFGGMGQTLTLRHDTTDRIAFMPGVILGIRKVLQLKGLVYGLEQVLS